The following proteins are encoded in a genomic region of Desulfarculaceae bacterium:
- a CDS encoding peroxiredoxin, producing the protein MKTVLMILALAVSLAVALLALAGETSLKQEIFQPGKLKPVDSKTALKPGDKAPEFTLPGISGKKVSLAEFRGKKIVVLSFVPAAFTPVCSGQWPGYNLAEKEFTKRGAVVLGISEDNTPSQFAWVQAMDGLWFPVLSDFWPHGKVASAYGVLRSNGTAERALFVIDRDGIIRYIDVHDINQRPDLGVLMAELDKLNK; encoded by the coding sequence ATGAAAACCGTGCTGATGATTCTCGCCCTGGCCGTGTCTCTGGCCGTGGCGCTTCTGGCCCTGGCCGGGGAAACCTCGCTCAAGCAGGAGATCTTCCAGCCGGGCAAGCTCAAGCCGGTGGACAGCAAGACCGCCCTAAAGCCCGGCGACAAGGCTCCGGAGTTCACCCTGCCGGGCATCAGCGGCAAAAAGGTGAGCCTGGCCGAGTTTCGCGGCAAGAAGATCGTGGTGCTCTCCTTTGTGCCCGCCGCCTTCACCCCGGTGTGCTCGGGCCAGTGGCCGGGCTACAACCTGGCCGAGAAGGAGTTCACCAAGCGCGGCGCGGTGGTGCTGGGCATCAGCGAGGACAACACCCCTTCCCAGTTCGCCTGGGTGCAGGCCATGGACGGCCTGTGGTTCCCGGTGCTCAGCGACTTCTGGCCCCACGGTAAGGTGGCCTCGGCCTACGGCGTCCTGCGTAGTAACGGCACGGCAGAGCGCGCCCTGTTCGTCATCGACCGCGATGGCATCATCCGCTACATCGACGTGCACGACATCAACCAGCGCCCCGACCTGGGGGTGCTCATGGCCGAGCTGGACAAGCTGAACAAGTAG